A portion of the Calothrix sp. 336/3 genome contains these proteins:
- the rpoB gene encoding DNA-directed RNA polymerase subunit beta: MTNESIMEPAFLLPDLIEIQRSSFRWFLEEGLIEELNSFSPITDYTGKLELHFLGHNYKLKEPKYSVEEAKRRDSTYAVQMYVPTRLINKETGEIKEQEVFIGDLPLMTERGTFIINGAERVIVNQIVRSPGVYYKSEIDKNGRRTYSASLIPNRGAWLKFETDRNDLVWVRIDKTRKLSAQVLLKALGLSDNEIFDALRHPEYFQKTIEKEGQFSEEEALMELYRKLRPGEPPTVLGGQQLLDSRFFDPKRYDLGRVGRYKLNKKLRLSVPETVRVLTSTDILAAVDYLINLEFDIGNTDDIDHLGNRRVRSVGELLQNQVRVGLNRLERIIRERMTVSDAEVLTPASLVNPKPLVAAIKEFFGSSQLSQFMDQTNPLAELTHKRRLSALGPGGLTRERAGFAVRDIHPSHYGRICPIETPEGPNAGLIGSLATHAKVNLYGFLETPFRPVENGKVRFDLPVSYMTADEEDDLRVAAGDAAIDENGYLIGQVPVRYRQEFSTTTPDQVDYIAVSPVQIVSVATSMIPFLEHDDANRALMGSNMQRQAVPLLKPERPLVGTGLEAQAARDSGMVIVSRTDGDVTYVDATEIRVRPRVTDPNAKNPPQEIRYTISKYQRSNQDTCLNQKPLVRMGERVVAGQVLADGSSTEGGELALGQNIIVAYMPWEGYNYEDAILISERLVQDDIYTSIHIEKYEIEARQTKLGPEEITREIPNVGEDALRNLDEQGIIRIGAWVEAGDILVGKVTPKGESDQPPEEKLLRAIFGEKARDVRDNSLRVPNGEKGRVVDVRLFTREQGDELPPGANMVVRVYVAQKRKIQVGDKMAGRHGNKGIISKILPLEDMPYLPDGSQVDIVLNPLGVPSRMNVGQVFECLLGWAGHNMGLRFKITPFDEMYGEESSRRIVHGKLQETRDETGRDWVYNPDDPGKIMVYDGRTGEPFDRPVTVGVAYMLKLVHLVDDKIHARSTGPYSLVTQQPLGGKAQQGGQRFGEMEVWALEAFGAAYTLQELLTVKSDDMQGRNEALNAIVKGKSIPRPGTPESFKVLMRELQSLGLDIAVHKVETQADGSSLDVEVDLMADQGNRRTPPRPTYESLSRDSLDEEE; the protein is encoded by the coding sequence ATGACTAACGAATCTATAATGGAACCCGCCTTTCTGTTGCCCGATTTGATTGAAATTCAGCGTTCTAGTTTTCGCTGGTTTTTAGAAGAAGGGTTGATAGAAGAACTGAACTCCTTTAGTCCAATTACAGACTACACTGGCAAGCTAGAACTACATTTCTTGGGTCATAACTATAAACTCAAGGAGCCGAAATATAGTGTAGAAGAGGCAAAACGGCGAGATAGTACCTACGCTGTCCAGATGTATGTACCGACGCGCCTAATCAACAAAGAGACTGGAGAGATTAAGGAACAGGAAGTCTTCATTGGGGATTTGCCCCTGATGACAGAACGAGGCACTTTTATTATTAACGGTGCCGAACGGGTAATTGTCAATCAAATTGTGCGATCGCCCGGTGTCTACTACAAATCAGAAATCGACAAAAACGGTCGTCGCACCTATTCTGCCAGTTTAATCCCCAACCGAGGAGCTTGGCTGAAATTTGAAACAGACCGTAACGACTTGGTATGGGTACGTATCGACAAAACCCGCAAATTATCAGCGCAAGTACTGCTGAAAGCCCTAGGGTTGTCAGATAACGAAATTTTTGATGCCCTACGTCATCCCGAATACTTCCAAAAAACCATTGAAAAAGAAGGGCAATTCTCAGAAGAAGAAGCCCTCATGGAATTGTATAGAAAATTACGTCCTGGTGAACCTCCCACCGTATTAGGTGGGCAGCAACTCTTGGATTCTCGTTTCTTTGACCCCAAACGTTACGACTTAGGACGTGTTGGCAGATACAAACTCAACAAAAAACTTCGCCTTTCCGTTCCAGAAACAGTCAGGGTTCTCACCTCCACAGACATCCTCGCCGCCGTAGACTACCTGATCAACCTAGAATTCGATATCGGTAACACCGATGACATTGACCACCTAGGAAATCGCCGAGTCAGAAGTGTCGGTGAATTACTCCAAAACCAGGTCAGAGTCGGTCTAAACCGGTTAGAAAGAATTATTCGGGAAAGAATGACAGTATCCGATGCTGAGGTACTTACCCCCGCATCCCTCGTCAACCCCAAACCCCTAGTGGCTGCCATTAAAGAATTCTTTGGTTCCAGCCAATTGTCCCAGTTCATGGATCAGACCAATCCCTTAGCAGAATTAACACACAAGCGGCGACTTTCAGCCCTTGGTCCAGGGGGTCTCACCAGAGAACGGGCAGGATTTGCGGTTCGGGATATTCACCCCAGCCATTACGGACGAATTTGTCCCATCGAAACTCCAGAAGGACCAAACGCAGGCTTAATTGGTTCCCTAGCTACCCATGCCAAAGTTAACCTCTATGGCTTCCTAGAAACGCCCTTCCGTCCTGTGGAAAATGGCAAGGTGCGTTTTGATTTACCCGTAAGTTACATGACTGCGGACGAAGAAGATGACCTCCGGGTAGCAGCAGGGGATGCCGCAATCGATGAAAATGGCTATTTAATTGGTCAGGTTCCAGTGCGCTATCGCCAGGAGTTCTCGACAACCACCCCCGACCAAGTCGATTATATCGCTGTGTCGCCAGTGCAAATTGTCTCCGTAGCTACGAGCATGATTCCTTTCCTGGAACATGATGACGCGAACCGAGCTTTGATGGGTTCCAACATGCAACGGCAGGCAGTTCCCCTCCTCAAACCAGAACGCCCCCTAGTCGGTACTGGGTTAGAAGCCCAGGCAGCCAGAGACTCTGGGATGGTAATTGTCAGTCGTACCGATGGTGATGTCACCTATGTTGATGCCACAGAAATTCGTGTACGTCCTAGGGTGACAGACCCCAATGCCAAAAACCCACCCCAAGAAATTCGTTACACCATCTCCAAGTATCAACGTTCCAACCAAGATACTTGCTTGAATCAAAAGCCCTTGGTGCGTATGGGTGAAAGGGTAGTGGCAGGGCAAGTCTTAGCAGATGGTTCTTCCACCGAAGGTGGGGAATTAGCCCTAGGACAAAATATCATCGTCGCTTATATGCCTTGGGAAGGTTACAACTACGAAGACGCGATTTTAATTTCCGAGCGCTTAGTACAAGATGATATTTATACCTCAATTCACATTGAAAAATACGAAATTGAGGCGCGGCAAACAAAACTCGGTCCCGAAGAAATCACCCGCGAAATTCCCAACGTTGGGGAAGATGCTCTACGCAACCTTGATGAACAGGGAATTATCCGCATTGGCGCTTGGGTAGAAGCTGGAGATATCTTAGTTGGGAAAGTGACTCCCAAAGGGGAATCAGACCAACCACCCGAAGAAAAACTCCTACGTGCCATCTTCGGTGAAAAAGCCAGAGATGTTAGAGATAACTCCTTACGAGTTCCCAACGGTGAAAAAGGGCGGGTAGTTGATGTCCGACTATTTACCCGTGAGCAGGGAGATGAACTACCACCGGGAGCCAATATGGTGGTACGGGTATATGTTGCCCAAAAACGGAAAATCCAGGTAGGCGACAAAATGGCAGGTCGTCACGGGAATAAAGGGATTATTTCTAAGATATTGCCCTTAGAGGATATGCCCTATTTACCAGATGGTAGTCAGGTAGATATCGTCTTGAATCCCCTGGGTGTACCCTCACGGATGAACGTGGGGCAGGTATTTGAATGTCTCTTGGGTTGGGCAGGTCACAACATGGGTCTGCGGTTCAAGATTACTCCCTTTGATGAAATGTATGGTGAGGAATCTTCCCGGAGAATTGTTCATGGCAAGTTACAGGAAACCAGGGACGAAACAGGACGAGATTGGGTCTATAACCCCGACGATCCGGGCAAGATTATGGTCTATGACGGGCGCACAGGTGAACCCTTTGACCGTCCAGTCACAGTGGGTGTGGCGTATATGCTGAAACTAGTTCACCTAGTAGATGATAAGATTCACGCTCGTTCCACTGGTCCTTACTCCCTCGTTACCCAACAACCCCTGGGTGGTAAAGCTCAACAGGGTGGTCAGAGATTTGGAGAAATGGAAGTATGGGCACTGGAAGCCTTTGGAGCAGCTTATACCTTGCAAGAATTGCTGACAGTCAAATCCGACGATATGCAAGGAAGAAATGAAGCGTTAAACGCGATCGTCAAAGGAAAGTCCATTCCCCGACCTGGAACACCAGAATCCTTCAAGGTATTGATGCGAGAGTTGCAGTCCTTAGGCTTAGATATCGCTGTGCATAAGGTGGAAACCCAAGCAGATGGTAGCTCCTTGGATGTAGAAGTAGACCTCATGGCTGACCAAGGAAATCGTCGTACTCCACCACGTCCTACCTACGAATCTCTTTCTCGTGATTCCCTAGATGAAGAGGAATAG
- a CDS encoding glutaminase, translating into MSELIDKLAHWIEQVKGKIHQGTVSTYPPLLAATNPNLFAVQINYLSGQTYALGDTQCIFPLMSVIKPFTLLYLLETFGVDRVFQWVGVETTDTAFNSLSQLQADGYPRNPMINSGAIALADKLPGKDTHDCTQSFCQWLNQRAGCQLYIDTKMLASVRLAPSPVNHDITQHLTALGYVTNPELALDLYENICCISGAIADLALLGKLLAVETDLIMSQHRQIVNAVMLTCGLYAASSKYAVTIGLPMKSGISGAVLAVVPGEGAIAIYSPPLDSVGNSIGAIALLEILSQELEMSIFR; encoded by the coding sequence ATGTCAGAATTAATCGATAAATTAGCTCATTGGATAGAGCAAGTAAAGGGAAAAATTCATCAAGGAACAGTTTCTACCTATCCTCCCTTGTTAGCAGCAACTAACCCCAATCTGTTTGCTGTGCAAATTAATTACCTCTCAGGACAAACCTATGCATTAGGAGATACTCAGTGTATTTTCCCACTGATGAGCGTTATTAAACCCTTCACCTTACTTTATCTCCTGGAAACCTTTGGGGTAGATAGGGTATTCCAGTGGGTAGGAGTAGAAACAACTGACACTGCTTTTAATTCTCTTTCCCAATTGCAAGCTGATGGATATCCTCGCAATCCGATGATTAATAGTGGGGCGATCGCCCTGGCTGATAAACTACCAGGAAAAGATACCCACGACTGTACCCAATCCTTTTGTCAGTGGTTGAATCAACGGGCAGGTTGTCAATTATATATAGATACAAAAATGCTTGCTTCCGTGCGCTTGGCTCCTTCCCCAGTTAATCATGATATTACCCAGCATCTAACAGCATTGGGATATGTAACAAATCCAGAGTTAGCACTTGACTTATACGAAAATATATGCTGCATATCTGGGGCGATCGCCGATTTAGCTTTGTTGGGAAAACTTTTGGCAGTTGAAACGGATTTGATTATGTCCCAGCATCGACAAATTGTGAATGCAGTGATGTTAACCTGTGGATTATATGCAGCATCAAGCAAATATGCTGTGACTATTGGGTTGCCTATGAAATCGGGAATTAGTGGAGCAGTTTTAGCAGTTGTACCAGGAGAAGGTGCGATCGCTATCTATAGTCCCCCCTTGGATAGTGTAGGTAATTCGATTGGGGCGATCGCCTTATTGGAAATTCTCTCCCAGGAATTAGAAATGAGTATTTTTCGCTGA
- a CDS encoding GNAT family N-acetyltransferase, whose translation MTKEHNLHIRLASIDDWKTIVRFNQSLVKEIRGREISTERLSLGVKAVLTEPSRGFYTVVEIQNQIVAAALITYEWSDWRNAWFWWIQDVYVESDYRQQGVYRALYNHLRSQAQEQGACGLRLYVYKENYRAQEVYKKLGMVAADSEMFEDIW comes from the coding sequence ATGACAAAAGAGCACAATCTACATATTCGTCTCGCAAGTATCGATGATTGGAAAACCATTGTCAGATTCAATCAATCTCTGGTGAAAGAAATTCGAGGTCGAGAAATCAGTACAGAACGTCTCAGTTTAGGAGTAAAAGCAGTTCTAACTGAACCTAGTCGGGGCTTTTACACGGTTGTAGAAATTCAAAACCAGATAGTTGCTGCGGCTTTAATTACCTACGAATGGAGTGACTGGCGGAATGCTTGGTTTTGGTGGATACAGGATGTTTATGTAGAATCAGATTATCGCCAACAAGGAGTATATCGTGCACTATACAATCACTTGCGTTCCCAAGCTCAAGAACAGGGAGCCTGTGGTTTACGACTATACGTGTATAAGGAAAATTACCGAGCACAAGAGGTATATAAAAAATTAGGTATGGTAGCTGCCGATTCAGAAATGTTTGAAGATATTTGGTAG
- a CDS encoding TatD family hydrolase encodes MQLIDTHVHINFDLFQPDLEAVRSRWLSSGVVHLIHSCVEPSEFPSIQAIAHRFPEVSFAVGLHPLDADKWQENTAEEILALARSDSKVVALGEMGLDFYKADNYQQQYTVFESQLAIATELNLPVIIHCRNAATAMREVLQKWKNSQGDRLRGVMHCWGGEPESAKWFLDLDFYISFSGTVTFKNAKEIQQTATIVNSDRLLIETDCPFLAPVPKRGERRNEPAYVLHVAEKIASLRGETLEAIAMQTTNNACRLFGLNISP; translated from the coding sequence ATGCAGTTAATAGATACCCACGTTCATATCAACTTTGACCTTTTCCAGCCTGATTTAGAGGCAGTGCGATCGCGGTGGCTTTCTTCAGGAGTGGTACATCTTATCCATTCCTGTGTTGAGCCATCAGAATTTCCTAGCATTCAGGCAATAGCTCATCGTTTTCCAGAGGTGAGTTTTGCAGTGGGTTTACACCCCTTAGATGCAGATAAATGGCAAGAGAACACCGCAGAAGAAATCTTAGCTTTAGCCCGTTCCGACTCCAAGGTAGTAGCCTTAGGGGAAATGGGTCTAGACTTTTATAAAGCAGATAACTATCAACAGCAGTATACGGTGTTTGAATCCCAGTTAGCGATCGCCACAGAACTCAATCTTCCAGTGATTATCCACTGTCGGAATGCCGCAACGGCAATGAGGGAAGTGCTACAAAAATGGAAAAATTCCCAAGGAGATCGTTTACGTGGTGTCATGCATTGCTGGGGAGGAGAACCAGAGTCAGCCAAGTGGTTTTTAGACTTGGATTTTTATATCAGCTTTAGTGGCACCGTCACATTTAAGAATGCCAAGGAAATTCAACAGACAGCAACCATAGTTAATAGCGATCGCCTACTCATAGAAACAGATTGTCCCTTTCTGGCACCAGTTCCCAAACGGGGTGAGCGACGGAATGAACCAGCATACGTCCTTCACGTTGCCGAAAAGATTGCCAGTTTGCGAGGAGAAACCCTAGAGGCGATCGCCATGCAAACCACCAACAACGCTTGTAGGCTATTTGGTTTAAATATTTCCCCTTAA
- the rpsT gene encoding 30S ribosomal protein S20: MANTKSALKRAKIAERNRLRNKSYKSAVKTLTKKCLTAVDAYVANPSSEAQQELMARMSEAYSKIDRAVKRGILHPNNGARKKSRLARKLKVKTQGVAA; encoded by the coding sequence GTGGCAAATACAAAGTCTGCTCTCAAACGTGCCAAAATCGCGGAACGTAATCGGTTGCGTAATAAGTCTTACAAGTCGGCGGTGAAGACGCTGACAAAGAAATGCTTGACGGCAGTGGATGCTTACGTAGCTAATCCTTCTTCAGAAGCACAGCAAGAATTGATGGCACGGATGTCGGAAGCATACAGTAAAATCGACAGGGCTGTGAAACGAGGCATTTTACACCCCAACAATGGAGCAAGGAAAAAATCTCGTCTGGCTCGGAAGTTGAAAGTGAAAACCCAAGGAGTAGCTGCATAA
- the psaB gene encoding photosystem I core protein PsaB, with amino-acid sequence MATKFPKFSQDLAQDPTTRRIWYAIAMGNDFESHDGMTEENLYQKIFATHFGHLAIIFLWASSLLFHVAWQGNFEQWIKDPLHIRPIAHAIWDPHFGKPAIEAFTQAGASNPVNIAYSGVYHWWYTIGMRTNGDLYMGSIFLLLFASLCLFAGWLHLQPKFRPSLAWFKSAESRLNHHLAGLFGVSSLAWAGHLIHVAIPESRGQHVGWDNFLSTLPHPAGLTPFFTGNWSVYAADPDTASHVFGTSQGSGTAILTFLGGFHPQTESLWLTDMAHHHLAIAVLFIVAGHMYRTNFGIGHSIKEMMDSKTFFGKTVEGPFNMPHQGIYETYNNSLHFQLGWHLACLGVITSLVAQHMYSIPAYAFIARDYTTQAALYTHHQYIAGFLMVGAFAHGAIFLVRDYDPEQNKGNVLARVLEHKEAIISHLSWVSLFLGFHTLGLYVHNDVVVAFGTPEKQILIEPVFAQFIQASHGKALYGLNVLLSNPDSIAATAYPNYGNVWLQGWLDAINSGTNSLFLTIGPGDFLVHHAFALAIHTTTLVLVKGALDARGSKLMPDKKDFGYAFPCDGPGRGGTCDISAWDSFYLSMFWMLNTIGWVTFYWHWKHLGIWQGNVAQFNESSTYLMGWFRDYLWANSAQLINGYNPYGMNNLSVWAWMFLFGHLVWATGFMFLISWRGYWQELIETLVWAHERTPIANLVRWKDKPVALSIVQARVVGLAHFTVGYVLTYAAFVIASTAGKFG; translated from the coding sequence ATGGCAACAAAATTTCCAAAATTTAGCCAGGACCTCGCACAGGACCCGACTACTCGTCGGATCTGGTATGCGATCGCAATGGGAAATGACTTTGAAAGCCATGATGGCATGACCGAAGAGAATCTTTACCAAAAGATTTTCGCTACCCACTTCGGTCACCTAGCAATCATTTTCCTTTGGGCATCCAGTCTCCTGTTCCACGTAGCCTGGCAAGGTAACTTTGAACAGTGGATTAAAGATCCTCTGCACATCCGTCCTATTGCTCATGCAATTTGGGACCCTCACTTCGGTAAACCCGCAATTGAAGCTTTCACCCAAGCTGGTGCTAGCAACCCTGTAAACATTGCTTACTCTGGTGTTTACCACTGGTGGTACACCATTGGTATGCGGACAAATGGCGACCTCTACATGGGTTCCATCTTCCTGTTGTTGTTCGCATCCCTGTGCTTGTTCGCAGGTTGGTTACATTTACAGCCCAAATTCCGTCCTAGCTTGGCTTGGTTCAAGAGTGCTGAATCCCGTTTAAACCACCATTTGGCTGGTTTGTTCGGTGTTAGCTCCTTGGCTTGGGCTGGTCACTTGATTCACGTTGCTATCCCTGAATCTCGCGGACAGCACGTTGGTTGGGATAACTTCCTCAGCACCTTACCCCACCCTGCTGGTTTGACACCTTTCTTCACCGGCAACTGGAGCGTATACGCTGCGGATCCCGACACAGCTAGCCACGTATTCGGCACCTCTCAAGGTTCTGGTACAGCTATCCTGACTTTCTTGGGTGGTTTCCATCCCCAAACCGAATCCCTGTGGTTGACCGATATGGCTCACCACCACTTGGCGATCGCTGTCCTATTCATCGTTGCCGGTCATATGTACCGCACCAACTTTGGTATTGGTCACAGCATCAAAGAGATGATGGATTCCAAAACCTTCTTTGGCAAAACCGTTGAAGGTCCTTTCAACATGCCTCACCAAGGCATTTACGAAACCTACAACAACTCACTGCACTTCCAGTTGGGTTGGCACCTCGCTTGCTTAGGTGTAATCACCTCCTTAGTAGCGCAGCACATGTACTCCATCCCTGCTTACGCTTTCATTGCTAGGGACTATACTACTCAAGCAGCGCTCTACACCCACCACCAGTACATTGCTGGGTTCTTAATGGTTGGTGCTTTTGCTCACGGTGCTATTTTCTTAGTTCGTGACTACGACCCCGAACAAAACAAAGGCAACGTTCTTGCCCGCGTATTGGAACATAAAGAAGCGATTATCTCCCACCTCAGTTGGGTATCTCTCTTCCTCGGTTTCCACACCCTCGGCTTATACGTACACAATGATGTAGTAGTTGCTTTCGGTACTCCTGAAAAGCAAATCCTCATTGAGCCAGTATTTGCTCAGTTTATCCAAGCTTCCCACGGTAAAGCTCTCTACGGCTTGAACGTGTTGCTATCCAACCCCGATAGCATTGCTGCCACCGCTTACCCCAACTACGGTAATGTTTGGCTGCAAGGTTGGTTAGATGCCATTAACTCTGGCACCAACTCCCTCTTCTTAACCATTGGTCCTGGCGACTTCTTAGTACACCATGCCTTTGCGTTGGCTATCCACACCACCACCCTTGTATTGGTGAAAGGTGCTCTGGATGCCCGTGGTTCTAAGTTAATGCCTGACAAGAAGGACTTCGGTTACGCCTTCCCTTGTGATGGTCCTGGTCGTGGCGGTACTTGTGATATCTCCGCTTGGGACTCTTTCTACCTGTCTATGTTCTGGATGCTCAATACCATTGGTTGGGTAACTTTCTACTGGCATTGGAAGCATTTAGGCATTTGGCAAGGTAACGTTGCTCAGTTCAACGAATCTTCCACCTACTTAATGGGTTGGTTCCGTGACTACCTCTGGGCTAACTCAGCTCAGTTGATTAACGGTTACAATCCCTACGGCATGAATAACCTTTCTGTTTGGGCTTGGATGTTCCTCTTTGGACACCTAGTTTGGGCAACAGGTTTCATGTTCCTCATCTCTTGGAGAGGTTACTGGCAAGAGTTAATTGAAACTCTTGTTTGGGCACACGAACGTACTCCCATTGCAAACTTAGTTCGCTGGAAAGACAAACCCGTTGCCCTCTCCATTGTTCAAGCTCGTGTGGTTGGTTTAGCTCACTTCACCGTTGGCTATGTCCTTACCTACGCAGCGTTTGTTATTGCCTCGACGGCTGGTAAGTTTGGTTGA
- the psaA gene encoding photosystem I core protein PsaA → MTISPPEREEKKARIVVDENPVPTSFEKWATPGHFDRSLAKGPKTTTWIWNLHALAHDFDTHTSDLQDISRKIFAAHFGHLAVVTIWLSGMIFHGAKFSNYEAWLTDPLNVKPSAQVVWPIVGQDILNGDVGGGFHGIQITSGLFQVWRGWGITSSFQLYCTAIGGLVLAGLFLFAGWFHYHKKAPKLEWFQNVESMLNHHLQVLLGCGSLGWAGHLIHVSLPTNQLLDSGVALKDIPLPHEFILDSSKMVDLYPGFASGINAFFTLNWGAYSDFLTFKGGLNPVTGGLWMTDIAHHHLAIAVLFIVAGHMYRTNWGIGHSIKEILEGHKGPFTGEGHKGLYENMTTSWHAQLATNLAFLGSLTIIVAHHMYSMPPYPYLATDYATQLCLFTHHMWIGGFLIVGGAAHAAIFMVRDYDPVVNQNNVLDRVIRHRDAIISHLNWVCMFLGFHSFGLYIHNDTMRALGRPQDMFSDTAIQLQPVFAQWVQGIHTMAPGGTAPNALATVSHAFGGGIVAVGGKVAMMPIALGTADFLVHHIHAFTIHVTVLILLKGVLFARSSRLIPDKANLGFRFPCDGPGRGGTCQVSGWDHVFLGLFWMYNSISVVIFHFSWKMQSDVWGTVDAAGNVSHIAGGNFAQSAITINGWLRDFLWAQASQVINSYGSALSAYGLMFLGAHFIWAFSLMFLFSGRGYWQELIESIVWAHNKLKVAPAIQPRALSITQGRAVGVAHYLLGGIATTWAFFHAHILSVG, encoded by the coding sequence ATGACAATTAGTCCTCCGGAGCGAGAGGAGAAAAAAGCAAGAATCGTAGTTGATGAGAACCCAGTGCCTACCTCTTTCGAGAAATGGGCAACACCTGGTCACTTCGACAGATCCCTTGCTAAGGGTCCTAAAACCACAACCTGGATTTGGAACCTGCACGCACTCGCCCACGATTTTGATACACATACAAGCGATTTACAAGATATATCCCGCAAGATATTCGCAGCCCACTTCGGTCACTTAGCCGTAGTGACTATCTGGCTAAGCGGGATGATTTTCCACGGCGCGAAGTTCTCAAACTACGAAGCTTGGTTAACTGACCCTCTAAACGTCAAACCCAGCGCCCAAGTAGTTTGGCCCATCGTCGGTCAAGATATTCTCAACGGTGATGTTGGTGGTGGCTTCCACGGCATCCAAATCACCTCAGGCTTATTCCAAGTCTGGCGCGGTTGGGGTATCACCAGTTCCTTCCAGCTTTACTGCACTGCCATTGGTGGTCTGGTATTAGCAGGTTTATTCCTGTTTGCTGGCTGGTTCCACTACCACAAAAAAGCTCCCAAGTTGGAATGGTTCCAAAACGTGGAATCCATGCTGAACCACCACTTGCAAGTTTTATTAGGTTGTGGTTCCTTGGGTTGGGCTGGACACTTGATTCACGTATCCTTACCAACAAACCAATTGTTGGATTCAGGCGTAGCCCTCAAGGATATTCCCCTACCCCACGAATTTATCCTCGATTCCTCGAAGATGGTTGATTTGTATCCCGGCTTTGCCAGTGGAATCAACGCCTTCTTCACCTTGAACTGGGGTGCTTACTCAGATTTCCTCACCTTCAAGGGTGGATTAAACCCCGTAACTGGTGGTTTATGGATGACTGACATTGCCCATCACCACTTGGCGATCGCGGTATTGTTCATCGTCGCAGGTCATATGTACCGCACCAACTGGGGTATCGGTCACAGCATCAAAGAGATTCTGGAAGGCCACAAAGGTCCTTTCACTGGCGAAGGTCACAAAGGTCTCTACGAGAACATGACCACTTCTTGGCACGCTCAATTGGCAACCAACCTAGCATTCCTGGGTTCTTTGACCATTATTGTGGCGCACCATATGTACTCCATGCCGCCCTATCCTTACTTGGCAACCGACTACGCTACACAGCTTTGCCTGTTCACCCACCATATGTGGATTGGCGGCTTCCTGATCGTCGGTGGTGCGGCTCACGCAGCAATCTTTATGGTGCGTGACTATGATCCCGTTGTGAACCAAAACAACGTTCTTGATCGTGTCATTCGTCACCGTGATGCAATCATTTCTCACTTGAACTGGGTATGTATGTTCCTCGGCTTCCATAGCTTTGGACTCTACATCCACAACGATACGATGCGTGCCTTGGGTCGTCCCCAAGATATGTTCTCGGACACAGCAATCCAACTGCAACCAGTATTTGCCCAGTGGGTACAAGGTATCCATACTATGGCTCCTGGTGGCACAGCACCTAACGCATTGGCAACAGTTAGCCATGCATTCGGTGGCGGTATCGTTGCTGTTGGCGGTAAAGTCGCGATGATGCCCATAGCTTTGGGAACAGCGGACTTCTTGGTTCACCACATCCACGCCTTCACAATTCACGTTACCGTATTGATTCTGCTCAAGGGCGTACTCTTCGCTCGTAGCTCTCGTCTGATTCCAGACAAAGCAAACTTAGGTTTCCGCTTCCCCTGCGACGGTCCTGGTCGTGGTGGTACCTGCCAAGTATCTGGTTGGGACCATGTATTCCTAGGATTGTTCTGGATGTATAACTCCATTAGTGTTGTTATCTTCCACTTCAGCTGGAAAATGCAATCTGATGTGTGGGGAACCGTAGACGCAGCTGGTAATGTGTCTCACATTGCTGGTGGTAACTTTGCCCAAAGTGCCATCACCATTAATGGCTGGTTGCGTGACTTCCTGTGGGCACAAGCTTCACAAGTAATCAACTCCTACGGTAGTGCGCTCTCTGCCTATGGATTAATGTTCTTAGGCGCACACTTCATCTGGGCATTCAGCTTAATGTTCCTGTTCAGTGGTCGTGGCTACTGGCAAGAATTGATTGAGTCCATTGTCTGGGCACATAATAAGTTGAAAGTAGCACCTGCAATTCAGCCTCGCGCTCTGAGCATTACTCAAGGTCGGGCTGTAGGTGTAGCTCACTACCTCCTAGGAGGAATTGCTACAACTTGGGCGTTCTTCCACGCACATATCCTTTCAGTTGGTTAG